A stretch of Thermovenabulum gondwanense DNA encodes these proteins:
- a CDS encoding NYN domain-containing protein: protein MLERPEEVLFVDGYNIINAWPNLQSAKEIDLETARQKLVDIMSEYSALTGVKVKVVFDAHMVEGGRRIIENINGVEVVYTKERETADNYIEKMVESYGKESGKEYRVRVATSDFLEQRIVLGKGAIRVSARELLYEVNRIFEERRKKEDIMKSRKETLADRLDETTLKSLINRIKGCQA from the coding sequence ATGCTGGAAAGGCCTGAAGAAGTACTTTTTGTAGATGGGTACAACATAATAAACGCATGGCCCAATCTACAGAGCGCTAAGGAAATTGACCTGGAAACTGCCAGGCAGAAATTGGTGGATATTATGAGCGAATATTCGGCCTTGACCGGTGTAAAAGTGAAGGTAGTTTTTGATGCGCACATGGTGGAAGGAGGAAGGAGGATAATAGAAAATATAAACGGGGTAGAAGTGGTATATACGAAAGAGCGGGAGACGGCGGACAATTATATAGAAAAAATGGTGGAAAGTTACGGTAAAGAGTCCGGAAAAGAGTACCGGGTGAGGGTGGCCACTTCGGATTTTCTTGAACAGAGGATCGTGCTGGGCAAAGGGGCTATAAGGGTATCTGCCCGGGAGCTTTTATATGAGGTAAACAGGATTTTCGAAGAACGAAGGAAAAAGGAAGATATCATGAAATCCAGGAAGGAGACTCTGGCCGATAGGCTGGATGAGACAACTTTGAAAAGTTTGATTAATAGGATTAAAGGTTGTCAAGCTTGA
- the sigH gene encoding RNA polymerase sporulation sigma factor SigH, with product MNVGLQRESFVCFEEMQDEEVVYEARSGSREALEYLINKYKNFVKSKARSYFLVGADKEDIIQEGMIGLYKAIRDFNPDKLTSFRAFAELCITRQIITAIKTATRQKHIPLNSYVSLNKPIYDEDSERTLMDVITEVKITDPEELIISREEVADIEDKMGEILSKLEWEVLISYLNGKSYQEIARDLKRHVKSIDNALQRVKRKLEKYLEIRGI from the coding sequence GTGAATGTGGGGCTTCAAAGGGAATCCTTTGTTTGTTTTGAAGAAATGCAGGATGAAGAGGTGGTGTATGAAGCCCGGAGTGGCAGTAGGGAGGCATTGGAGTACCTTATAAATAAGTACAAAAACTTTGTAAAATCAAAAGCCAGGTCCTATTTTTTGGTTGGCGCCGATAAAGAGGATATTATTCAGGAAGGCATGATAGGCTTATATAAGGCCATCAGGGATTTTAACCCGGATAAACTGACTTCATTTAGAGCCTTTGCGGAGCTGTGCATAACAAGGCAAATAATAACCGCAATAAAAACTGCCACCCGCCAAAAGCACATCCCCTTGAATTCTTACGTCTCCCTGAATAAGCCAATATATGATGAAGATTCCGAAAGGACATTGATGGATGTAATTACCGAAGTTAAGATTACTGATCCGGAAGAACTCATAATAAGCAGAGAAGAGGTTGCAGATATAGAAGATAAAATGGGGGAGATTTTGAGCAAATTAGAGTGGGAGGTTTTAATCTCCTACCTGAACGGCAAATCGTATCAGGAGATTGCCAGGGATTTAAAACGGCACGTTAAATCCATCGATAATGCCCTTCAAAGGGTGAAGAGGAAGCTTGAAAAATACTTAGAGATTAGAGGCATATAA